Below is a window of Nitrososphaerota archaeon DNA.
TTCCATTAATGCAATTTCTAGCTGGAAAAGAACATCATCAATGTCATTTACCTTTAACTCTTTTTCGCTAAACGATTTAGCAACAGACGAGAACGCATTTCGTAGTTTATCAAACATAATATCACTTACTGTTTAGGAGTTTCAGCCTGCATTAGCTGGTTCATTTGCTCTTTTAGGCCGTCTAACTGCATCATTGCTTGATGTTTTTGTGCAGAGGTTTCATTAAGTGCCACTTGGAATTCTTTGATTCTGGATTCTAGATAATTCATGGCAGATGTATGGTCTCGCTCCACTGCGATTCCCGCTCCAATATCCACAATTACTTTGGAATTTGTGGGAATTCTTGCCTTGGCATATGCACCGAGGCCAAGAGGCACGAGTGATTCTACCTCCTTGTCGCCCGAAAGATTCCTAATGGACTCGACTGACGCCATTGCCTCTCGCAGAAAGTTCACAATTAATCCTTCTTTTTGATCCAAGCTTGCCACTATTGATTCCAGCATTTGCATTCGATAAAGAAATTGTTGGGCTTGCTCTTCACTCATGTACAAAAAGCCTGCCAGTTGGCTAATAAATGCATTCATTAAAAATTTAGTTTGAGTATCGTTCAAAAATTGGAAAGTTCCCAGGCGAAAATCAGAATGGGTTTTCCCATACAAAAAAGAACATCCAACAGTCTAGATCGAAATCAAATTGCTCCTTGATGAGAAAATTAATGGAAGCAGAATTGTTGGATTTGAGGTAAGAATAGAGCTAGGCAGCGTGATCAATCACAATATATGAAATGGATACGTCTTGGTGTATTAACCAAAGGGAAAATGTCTTGTTACCTTAGAAATACAACAAGGACGATTTCGCCAAAGATAATGATGTTCATTCCGCTCAAAGTACCACATCGATTCTACAACATGTTTTCTGCACCATGGGGGAATCTCGTTTGCGATAGGTAACAACAAAAAGATCAACAAGATGTGGATGGAAAATTAAAAAAGAAGAGTAAGATTATTTTGCTTTAGAGTAGCGCTGTTCTACTTCATCCCAGTTTACAACGTTCCACCAAGCACCAACATAGTCTGCTCTTTTGTTTTGGTATTTGAGATAGTATGCATGTTCCCAAACATCAAGACCTAGCAGCGGTACAAGTCCCTCTGTTCTTGGGCTTGTTTGGTTCGGCATTGATTTGTATTCAACGTTCTTTGTTTTTGGGTTGAATACCAGCCAGCCCCAACCGCTTCCTTGGATTGCTGTGGTTTTTGTGGAAAACTGTTCTTTGAATGCGTTGAAGTCTCCAAATGCCTTTTGGATTGCATCTGAAATCGAGCCGCCTGGTGCCCCCCCGCCGTTTGGCTTCATGTTGTTCCAAAACAATCTATGATTGTCGTATCCGCCTCCGTGGAAGTTTATTGCTCCACGTACTGCTTCTGGAACTGCAGATATGTTAGCCAAGACATCTAGTAGGTCTTTACTTTGCATGTCTGCTGGAAGTTTTTCCCAGTTGTCGTTTAGGCCATTTGTGTATGCTTGGTGATGCTTTGAATGATGAATTTCCATCGTTTTTGCATCAACATTTGGCTCTAATGCATCGTATGCATATGGTACTTCAGGAAGTGTAAATTTTCCCATAATACCGTCGCTTCGTTTTCTAATTTAATGATTTGTCCCCCAAGATGCAAGTTTTGTCGGATTTTTGGACGGCACCAAAAATAAAACAGACATCAATTCAGCAGTATCAGTAGACAAGATGAAAAAAACAAGACTGCTGGCGTTTTACTTTTCTTTGGTTCTAGTTAGCGTGTTTCTTTTTTCTGCCAAAGTCCAGACAGAACCCGTATCAGAGGTTCTCATGGATAGATCGACAAAACATGTTGGAGTGCAATATCCACACAGTTTGGGATTTTATGGTAAGGACATCAAAATTGCGGTAATTGATACCGGTGTTGATTCTGGCCATCCAGATTTGAGAGACAAAATAATTGGCGGTTATGATTTTATTGAAAATGAAAATACGGTACAAGATATAGACGGACATGGAACCGAGGTTGCCGGAATAATTGCTGCAAACGGTAAGATGCGCGGTGTTGCACCAGAAGCAAAGATTTTGGCTTATCGCGTATCTGACACTGGAAACTCAGTATCATCGGATCTCATAGTGAAGGCAATTCAAAAAGCAATAGAGGATGATGTGGATATTATCAATCTGAGTCTTGGAGTAAATAGGACCAACGACAGGATAGAAGATGCAATAAACGATGCAGTAGAAGCAGGAATTGTTGTAGTGGCAGCTGCTGGAAACAGCGGCCCAGACCTTAGAACGATTGGAAGCCCTGGAAAAGATCCTCACGCAATCACAGTTGGTGCCACATACAATAACATCACGGCAAGCCTCGTTGCTACACTTGACATTGATGGAAAACGATTTCAAGTTTTGCCAATGGTGGGAATAATTCCTCTCTCAGAGCCCCTGACTAGTGAGATTATTTTTGGAAAATATGGTAAAGAGTCGGACTTGGCGGTCCTTAATGTCAAGGACAAGATCTTGCTAGTGGAGCGAGGAAGTGATGTAAACGACGAATTGTTGTACTTTTCCGTCAAGGAGAAAAACGCCGCAAGTGCCGGTGCTAAAGCAATCATCGTATACAATAACGAGCCTGGAATCTTTCTTGGAGACCTGAATAACAAACTGGAGGGTCCTGAATACAAGCCACGAATTCCTGCAGTATCAATGTCAAAAGAAGATGGACATACGCTTTTGTCGATTCTTCAAAACAAGACAACTGGTACAATCAACATGTTCTACCACCCTGATTTTGTATCATTTTTTAGCTCTCGTGGGCCGGTATCACCGTTTTACATCAAGCCGGATCTTGTGGCGCCCGGAGTCTTTGTGAACACTACATCCATCCAAGGAGGATACAACCTTACCAGTGGGACTAGCTTTGCAGCCCCCCATGTTTCCGGAGCTGCGGCTATTTTGCTGGAAAAAAATCCCGGTCTTTCCCCAAGCCAGATCAAGGCAATCATAATCAGTACGGCAGATCCTGTCTCAGATACATTTGGTACCCTGTTTCCGCAAGAGATTAGTGGAGCCGGCAGGCTAAACATTACTCGGGCAGTTGATGCTAATTTGGCAGTCAGTCCTTCTTTTGCCATTTTTAACTTGTCTCCATTTACAAAATCCCAGACACTCCAATTCAAACTGGAAACAATAGATGGTACAAGAGCCCAGCCGCAAATTAAGATCATGCCGGCTAATTCTGCAGCAAAGTTTGATCATTGGATTGACGGTTACACTCTTTTTGTAAGGGCCGAGATGACTGAGCAAAAAACAGGCCAATACCAGGAAAGTATTGTGATATTGGACAAGGTAGTACAGCGCATCCCGGTTTTGCTTAGGATCTCAGACGGTGTAATACAGGTTTTTGAAAACGACGGCAAACTTGATTTCAAAATAGACTCTGAGGAGAAATGGTCTTATGCGAAGATCTCGCTATACAATGACGATGGAAGGCTAGTCGACAGTGTTTCTCTTACACCCACAAAAGACCAGTCAATCACAGTCGGCGCTCCGGGTGAATACTGGGTCCAGGCAGAGCTCAAAACAGAAAATGGCACAGCATCAGTGTACAACAGCATAACTGTACAGTCTGCAGATCGCCAAACACTTGACATTGGGATACCATACCAACCATTGATCATACTGGGTGGAATTGGTGCTATAGTAATTCTTGTTGGGTTACTGATTCGCAGAAAATAGATTATGCTTTTGGTCCTGCATTTACTATAACAGGATCGACTGTCTTGAATTTCTTAAAATTGTCCACAAACATCTGAGCCAGCTTCTTTGCTGAGAGATCATATGCATCGCGATCTTGCCACGTCAATTTTGGATCTAACACCTCGAATGGTACTCCTGGGCATTCTGTTGGAACATCCAAGTTGAACAAGTCGTCGTGTCTGTATTTTACAATATCTAGCGCTCCTGTGAGTGCAGCTGTTACCATTGCTCTGGAATGTTTGATAGAGACACGTTTTCCTACTCCGTATGGACCGCCAGACCAGCCGGTATTGATTAGATACACCACGGTATTGTGATTTCGGATTTTGTCGCCAAGCATCTTTGCATATACTGATGCAGGTCTTGGCATAAACGGCGAGCCAAAGCATTCTGAGAAGGTTGCCTTGGGTTCTTTGATGCCTCGTTCTGTGCCGGCTAGCTTGCTAGTATAGCCAGACATGAAATGGTACATTGCGCCTTCCTTTGTGAGCTTGGACACGGGCGGCAAAACGCCAAGTGCGTCTGCTGTTAGGAATATGATTACTTTAGGGTTGCCTCCAACACTTGGGAAAATTGCAGTTGGGATGTATTCCAAAGGATATGCGGCCCTAGTGTTTTCGGTTAGTGAGCCATCATCAAAGTTTGGCTTGAGTGTTTGCTTATCAATCACTACATTTTCTAGTACTGCGCCCGACTTGATTGCATTCCAGATTTGCGGTTCTGATTCTTGGTTTAGGTTGATGCATTTTGCATAGCATCCACCCTCAAAGTTAAAGACACCCTTGTCAGACCAACCATGCTCATCATCTCCAATTAGCATTCGGTCATTGTCTGCAGAAAGAGTTGTTTTTCCTGTGCCTGACAATCCAAAGAAGAGTGTGGTGTCTCCGTTTTTGCCAATGTTTGCAGAGCAGTGCATTGGAAATACTCCCTTTTTTGGTAAAAGATAGTTCATTACTCCAAACATGGATTTTTTCATCTCACCTGCATAGCTTGTTCCGCCGATGAGGACTAGTCTCTTTGTCAGATCAATTAGGATGAAGACGTTGGTGCCAGTTCCGTCCACTTCAGGAATTGCCTCAAATCCATTAATACACAGTATAGTAAAGTCCGGCTCGTGCTCTTCTAGCTCTGCCGCAGAAGGTCGAACAAATAACTGTCTTGCAAAGAGGTTTTGCCAGGCATGGTCATTTATGACGCGTATGGATAATCGGAGGTCCTTGTCTGCCCCTACAAATCCATCAAAGATGAATAATTCCTTACCTTCTACGAATTTCTTCATTTTTGCGAAAATCTTGTCAAATCTGTCAATTGGGAATGGGTGATTTACTTTGCCCCAGTCTACATTGTCGTGGGTTTCATCGTCGTCTACGATGTATCTATCGTCTGGCGATCTACCTGTGTATTTGCCTGTCTTTACAGCCAGAGAGCCTGTCGATGTGACTACACCTTCGTTTCTTTGTACTGATGCCTCGACTAGCTTTTCAGGCATGAGATTTCTGAACACTTGGGAAGGTTTGATTCCAAAGGCCTCAAGTTGCGCGATAAATTTGGGCGTAAGTGTTGTTTTAGAGTCCAT
It encodes the following:
- a CDS encoding superoxide dismutase, translated to MGKFTLPEVPYAYDALEPNVDAKTMEIHHSKHHQAYTNGLNDNWEKLPADMQSKDLLDVLANISAVPEAVRGAINFHGGGYDNHRLFWNNMKPNGGGAPGGSISDAIQKAFGDFNAFKEQFSTKTTAIQGSGWGWLVFNPKTKNVEYKSMPNQTSPRTEGLVPLLGLDVWEHAYYLKYQNKRADYVGAWWNVVNWDEVEQRYSKAK
- the pfdA gene encoding prefoldin subunit alpha: MSEEQAQQFLYRMQMLESIVASLDQKEGLIVNFLREAMASVESIRNLSGDKEVESLVPLGLGAYAKARIPTNSKVIVDIGAGIAVERDHTSAMNYLESRIKEFQVALNETSAQKHQAMMQLDGLKEQMNQLMQAETPKQ
- a CDS encoding peptidase S8, yielding MDGTKNKTDINSAVSVDKMKKTRLLAFYFSLVLVSVFLFSAKVQTEPVSEVLMDRSTKHVGVQYPHSLGFYGKDIKIAVIDTGVDSGHPDLRDKIIGGYDFIENENTVQDIDGHGTEVAGIIAANGKMRGVAPEAKILAYRVSDTGNSVSSDLIVKAIQKAIEDDVDIINLSLGVNRTNDRIEDAINDAVEAGIVVVAAAGNSGPDLRTIGSPGKDPHAITVGATYNNITASLVATLDIDGKRFQVLPMVGIIPLSEPLTSEIIFGKYGKESDLAVLNVKDKILLVERGSDVNDELLYFSVKEKNAASAGAKAIIVYNNEPGIFLGDLNNKLEGPEYKPRIPAVSMSKEDGHTLLSILQNKTTGTINMFYHPDFVSFFSSRGPVSPFYIKPDLVAPGVFVNTTSIQGGYNLTSGTSFAAPHVSGAAAILLEKNPGLSPSQIKAIIISTADPVSDTFGTLFPQEISGAGRLNITRAVDANLAVSPSFAIFNLSPFTKSQTLQFKLETIDGTRAQPQIKIMPANSAAKFDHWIDGYTLFVRAEMTEQKTGQYQESIVILDKVVQRIPVLLRISDGVIQVFENDGKLDFKIDSEEKWSYAKISLYNDDGRLVDSVSLTPTKDQSITVGAPGEYWVQAELKTENGTASVYNSITVQSADRQTLDIGIPYQPLIILGGIGAIVILVGLLIRRK
- the pckA gene encoding phosphoenolpyruvate carboxykinase (ATP); the encoded protein is MDSKTTLTPKFIAQLEAFGIKPSQVFRNLMPEKLVEASVQRNEGVVTSTGSLAVKTGKYTGRSPDDRYIVDDDETHDNVDWGKVNHPFPIDRFDKIFAKMKKFVEGKELFIFDGFVGADKDLRLSIRVINDHAWQNLFARQLFVRPSAAELEEHEPDFTILCINGFEAIPEVDGTGTNVFILIDLTKRLVLIGGTSYAGEMKKSMFGVMNYLLPKKGVFPMHCSANIGKNGDTTLFFGLSGTGKTTLSADNDRMLIGDDEHGWSDKGVFNFEGGCYAKCINLNQESEPQIWNAIKSGAVLENVVIDKQTLKPNFDDGSLTENTRAAYPLEYIPTAIFPSVGGNPKVIIFLTADALGVLPPVSKLTKEGAMYHFMSGYTSKLAGTERGIKEPKATFSECFGSPFMPRPASVYAKMLGDKIRNHNTVVYLINTGWSGGPYGVGKRVSIKHSRAMVTAALTGALDIVKYRHDDLFNLDVPTECPGVPFEVLDPKLTWQDRDAYDLSAKKLAQMFVDNFKKFKTVDPVIVNAGPKA